Proteins encoded in a region of the Chryseobacterium piperi genome:
- a CDS encoding DUF6263 family protein, with translation MKNIAALMLISSIAVVSCKKETTKITKVDPKTGKTVTVEVPADSVAKVVEHPAISDSAGVYTQTFKLEKGKTYPLTTYQRDVKTMTDPQGKTLNGTSESTDEMSFTVNDVKDNVYDLTLNLISKRNSQTADGKTIVVDTKQPIPKEDDLKMIWNINRALTSNKLNMKMDTKGNVISITGFDPVYTKVSNAVGTLVKDANQKASVVASLKESFNEKVLKDQFSKNLTIMPKKGVKVGDKWSNTENADPNGKIKVTSNYQLKSVGNGVAEISVTGGIPKKTDKQAQGPMTHSISSELVQNGTIKFDENTGWITNQNITVKTTQVETISDGKQSQSMKSVSNSSVMVNPSAK, from the coding sequence ATGAAAAACATAGCAGCATTAATGCTAATATCATCTATAGCTGTTGTATCTTGTAAAAAAGAAACAACAAAAATAACAAAAGTAGACCCTAAAACCGGAAAAACAGTAACAGTAGAAGTTCCGGCTGATTCAGTAGCGAAAGTGGTTGAGCATCCTGCAATCAGTGATTCTGCAGGAGTATACACTCAAACTTTCAAACTTGAAAAAGGAAAAACTTATCCTTTGACAACTTATCAGAGAGATGTAAAAACGATGACTGACCCACAAGGTAAAACCTTAAACGGAACCAGCGAATCTACAGATGAAATGAGCTTTACCGTAAACGATGTCAAGGATAATGTTTACGATCTTACGCTTAACCTGATCTCTAAAAGAAATTCTCAGACTGCTGATGGAAAAACGATTGTGGTAGATACCAAGCAACCTATTCCTAAAGAGGATGATCTTAAAATGATCTGGAATATCAACAGAGCATTGACCAGCAATAAGCTGAATATGAAAATGGATACCAAAGGAAATGTAATTTCTATTACAGGTTTCGATCCTGTTTATACTAAAGTTTCCAATGCAGTAGGTACTTTGGTTAAAGATGCTAACCAAAAGGCAAGTGTTGTAGCCAGCCTTAAAGAAAGCTTTAACGAGAAAGTATTAAAAGATCAATTTAGCAAAAACCTGACTATTATGCCTAAAAAGGGAGTAAAAGTTGGCGACAAATGGTCCAATACTGAAAATGCAGATCCTAATGGTAAAATTAAAGTAACTTCAAACTACCAACTGAAAAGTGTAGGAAATGGTGTAGCTGAAATCTCTGTAACAGGTGGAATTCCTAAAAAAACAGACAAGCAGGCACAAGGTCCGATGACTCACAGCATCAGCAGTGAGCTGGTACAAAATGGTACTATAAAATTTGATGAAAATACAGGATGGATTACCAACCAGAATATTACAGTGAAAACAACACAGGTAGAAACTATTTCTGACGGAAAACAGTCTCAATCTATGAAAAGTGTTTCCAATTCTTCGGTAATGGTCAACCCATCTGCCAAATAA
- the rlmB gene encoding 23S rRNA (guanosine(2251)-2'-O)-methyltransferase RlmB has product MKDDFIFGLRPVIEAIEAGKTIDKIFLQNALQGPIYADLKAVLAKNKIRPNYVPIEKLNRFTRKNHQGVVAFISDVPFHKVEDIVPQLFEEGKTPFLLILDRLTDVRNFGAICRTAECVGIDAVIIPEKGASPINSDAIKTSAGALYNIKICKENNLAHTVDFLQQSGIAVFAATEKAQKLIYDVNFTGPCAIVMGNEETGISKEVLHHSDEKIKLPIEGKTQSLNVSVACGAILYEAVRQKITAIPNP; this is encoded by the coding sequence ATGAAAGACGACTTTATTTTCGGGCTGCGCCCCGTAATTGAAGCTATTGAGGCGGGAAAAACTATTGACAAGATCTTTTTGCAAAATGCACTTCAAGGTCCTATTTATGCTGATCTGAAAGCAGTTTTAGCAAAAAATAAAATCCGTCCCAATTACGTTCCGATCGAAAAACTGAACCGTTTTACAAGAAAAAACCACCAGGGGGTGGTCGCTTTTATTTCGGACGTTCCATTTCATAAAGTGGAAGATATCGTTCCTCAATTATTTGAAGAAGGAAAAACTCCTTTCTTATTGATTTTGGATAGGCTTACCGATGTAAGGAATTTTGGAGCTATCTGCAGAACAGCAGAATGTGTAGGAATTGATGCTGTTATTATTCCTGAAAAAGGAGCATCGCCGATCAATTCGGATGCAATCAAAACTTCGGCAGGAGCACTTTATAATATTAAGATTTGTAAGGAAAACAACTTAGCACATACCGTAGATTTTCTTCAACAAAGTGGAATTGCTGTATTTGCAGCTACTGAAAAAGCTCAGAAACTGATTTATGATGTTAATTTTACAGGACCTTGTGCTATAGTAATGGGGAACGAAGAAACGGGTATATCAAAAGAAGTTTTACATCATTCAGATGAAAAAATAAAACTACCTATTGAGGGTAAAACTCAATCCCTAAATGTTTCTGTAGCATGTGGAGCGATTTTATATGAGGCGGTAAGGCAGAAGATAACTGCAATTCCAAATCCTTAA
- a CDS encoding DinB family protein, whose amino-acid sequence MNYHFQAHRQVRRNLLDILQNTSHEDLLLIPDGFNNNMYWNIAHTVATQQLLHYYLSGNPFRIDKYWIETYKKGTLPNLNVQKSEVEDLEFLLTETSKILMKDYDSDFFSDYTPYTTSFGMDLKSIQDAIIFNNMHESLHYGYLLSQKRAILGEKY is encoded by the coding sequence ATGAATTATCATTTTCAAGCTCACAGACAGGTAAGAAGAAACCTATTGGATATATTGCAAAATACTTCCCATGAAGATCTTTTGCTTATTCCGGATGGCTTCAACAATAATATGTATTGGAATATTGCCCATACGGTTGCTACACAGCAACTTTTGCATTATTACCTAAGCGGAAATCCTTTCAGAATTGATAAATACTGGATTGAAACCTATAAAAAAGGAACCTTACCTAATCTGAATGTTCAGAAGTCTGAAGTGGAAGATTTAGAGTTTCTATTGACTGAAACTTCAAAGATCTTAATGAAAGATTATGACAGTGATTTCTTCTCAGATTACACACCATATACTACCAGTTTCGGTATGGATTTGAAAAGCATTCAGGATGCTATCATCTTTAACAACATGCACGAAAGCTTACACTATGGCTATTTGCTTTCGCAAAAAAGAGCAATTTTAGGAGAAAAATATTAA
- a CDS encoding peptide-N-glycosidase F-related protein: MHKKLFFLSLLFAGLLKSQTTSEVNVISQAVYYDGYAATVSTPVPPGLIRLSNTRYARKLTDTELNSFKAKIAMRVTIGALCDNYDRLGSVYLAMVPKNQPTYTTNDTNVKRIEVGRYITPFMNKNRSPMEVPYTYDLSNLYSVFHDTGLRTTYDMYMELDVFGVPYAAQTQITGCAGRIDVFSGTLTFFSTNTGATASDYNSLVPLLSYSRLNNYNSTDVTGETVRILNFNLPNTITDARFFVISTPHGANSGGEEYIRRQNYTYIDDVQVLTYTPGGISCEPYRVYNTQGNGIYGSTPKSFADWTSWKNWCPGNSVPIRGFTLPSITAGNHTLKHTIPTAVFNQQQGDVYLSVYVQGKSSSVLNVNDIKTIDVSIYPNPTSDLVHIQSKTDVSSIAVFSIDGRKLFENYGENIINLSTYSSGIYFLNIVMKDGTAFKHKIIKK; the protein is encoded by the coding sequence ATGCATAAAAAACTATTTTTTTTAAGCCTACTTTTTGCCGGCCTTCTTAAATCACAGACGACTTCTGAAGTCAATGTGATTTCACAAGCCGTGTATTATGATGGTTATGCAGCTACGGTATCCACCCCTGTCCCACCCGGACTGATCAGGCTATCAAACACAAGGTATGCAAGAAAACTTACAGATACTGAACTCAATTCCTTTAAGGCAAAAATTGCCATGAGAGTAACCATCGGTGCTTTATGTGATAATTATGACCGTCTGGGAAGTGTTTATTTAGCAATGGTTCCTAAAAATCAACCTACTTACACAACAAATGACACCAATGTGAAAAGAATTGAAGTAGGCAGATATATCACTCCATTTATGAACAAAAACCGTTCTCCTATGGAGGTTCCTTACACATATGATTTAAGTAATTTGTACAGTGTATTTCATGATACCGGATTACGGACTACGTATGATATGTATATGGAGCTGGATGTTTTTGGCGTTCCTTATGCAGCACAAACGCAGATTACAGGATGTGCTGGAAGAATTGATGTTTTTTCAGGAACTCTGACATTTTTCTCAACCAATACGGGAGCAACTGCTTCAGATTACAATAGTCTGGTTCCTTTACTAAGCTACAGCAGACTTAACAACTACAACAGCACGGATGTCACTGGAGAAACAGTCAGAATCTTAAATTTCAACCTGCCCAATACTATTACGGATGCCCGATTTTTTGTAATATCTACTCCCCATGGTGCCAATAGCGGTGGAGAAGAGTACATAAGAAGGCAAAACTACACTTACATAGATGATGTACAAGTCCTCACCTATACACCCGGCGGTATTTCCTGTGAACCTTATAGGGTATACAATACGCAAGGGAACGGAATTTACGGCTCTACTCCAAAGAGTTTTGCCGACTGGACTTCATGGAAAAACTGGTGCCCGGGCAACTCCGTACCTATCAGAGGCTTCACATTACCTAGTATAACTGCCGGGAATCATACCTTGAAACATACAATACCAACGGCTGTATTTAATCAACAGCAAGGGGACGTCTATTTATCGGTCTATGTGCAAGGAAAAAGCAGCAGTGTTTTGAACGTAAATGATATTAAGACTATAGATGTCAGTATATACCCCAATCCGACTTCTGATCTTGTTCATATCCAATCAAAGACAGATGTTTCCTCTATAGCTGTTTTCAGTATAGATGGAAGAAAATTATTTGAAAATTATGGAGAAAACATCATCAATCTTTCCACTTACAGTTCGGGTATTTATTTTTTAAATATTGTCATGAAGGATGGTACTGCCTTTAAACATAAAATCATAAAAAAATAA